One window of Cellulomonas shaoxiangyii genomic DNA carries:
- a CDS encoding D-sedoheptulose-7-phosphate isomerase, with amino-acid sequence MSARTWIETHDGELADGLRSLRRQAGTVERWGATLAQRLADGSRLMAAGNGGSAAEAQHLTSELVGRFLGERRPLSALCLCSESSSVTAIVNDYGLEEMFARQVEAHGRPGDVLVLLSTSGRSPNVLRAAERAHEVGVAVWSMTGPRPNPLAGLSDEVLAVDAPTTAAIQTVHLVAVHALCAALDEHLALRPAAGARPGVAAVEVPA; translated from the coding sequence GTGAGCGCACGCACGTGGATCGAGACGCACGACGGCGAGCTCGCCGACGGGCTGCGCAGCCTGCGCCGGCAGGCCGGCACGGTCGAGCGCTGGGGCGCGACGCTCGCCCAGCGCCTCGCCGACGGGTCCCGCCTCATGGCCGCGGGCAACGGCGGCAGCGCGGCCGAGGCCCAGCACCTCACGTCGGAGCTCGTGGGCCGGTTCCTCGGGGAACGGCGGCCACTGTCGGCGCTGTGCCTGTGCTCGGAGAGCTCGAGCGTCACCGCGATCGTGAACGACTACGGGCTCGAGGAGATGTTCGCGCGGCAGGTGGAGGCGCACGGGCGCCCGGGCGACGTGCTCGTGCTCCTGTCGACGTCGGGCCGCAGCCCCAACGTGCTGCGCGCGGCCGAGCGGGCGCACGAGGTCGGGGTCGCCGTGTGGTCGATGACCGGCCCGCGCCCGAACCCGCTCGCGGGCCTGTCCGACGAGGTCCTCGCGGTCGACGCCCCGACGACGGCCGCGATCCAGACGGTCCACCTGGTGGCGGTGCACGCACTGTGCGCGGCCCTCGACGAGCACCTCGCGCTGCGCCCCGCGGCCGGTGCCCGCCCCGGGGTCGCCGCCGTGGAGGTGCCCGCGTGA
- a CDS encoding chromosome partitioning protein, giving the protein MTEQLPDSFDPKQPDLPSLGVDPDPVPEGHDGEAPTLEPLDEDPS; this is encoded by the coding sequence GTGACCGAGCAGCTGCCCGACAGCTTCGACCCGAAGCAGCCGGACCTGCCGAGCCTCGGGGTCGACCCGGACCCCGTGCCCGAGGGGCACGACGGTGAGGCGCCGACGCTCGAGCCGCTCGACGAGGACCCGTCCTGA
- a CDS encoding aldehyde dehydrogenase family protein, whose protein sequence is MTTTSGPTAVAPTDGQAAASSPGHDASPERLAAHVVGGRVVDARGAREVVRLSPVDGAPTVVLVPAGADEVADAVAAAHAARPAWRRTAPGGRAAALRTAAARVREQADELGALLTADTGRLLTTSVESARVAADILEEAATTGLGATGRTLAGDPSALDVVRREPHGVVAVITPWNDPFPAAAGLLAAALVTGNTVVHKPSERSPRAGWALGRLVAEALPPGVLQVVNGDGETGAAIVADPRVALVAQVGSSATGRAIAAAAGARGARVLRENGGKDPILVDAGVDPAWAAEQIAIGAFTNTGQLCTSVERVYLHEELADAVLDVLAATAREMRVGDPRDPATQLGPLVDEAQLTVVEEHVDAAVAAGARVLAGGTRLDRPGAFFAPTVLDGCTAGMAVLTEETFGPVAAVTRVPDFATGLALAGSGAYGLAATVLTPSLEHALEAAETLEVGTVKINAVFGGAPGGSADPRRESGAGAGYGPDLLAAMTVLKAVHLETAVRPPA, encoded by the coding sequence ATGACCACCACCTCCGGACCGACCGCCGTCGCGCCCACCGACGGGCAGGCCGCCGCGTCGTCCCCCGGTCACGACGCGTCGCCGGAGCGCCTCGCCGCGCACGTCGTCGGCGGACGCGTCGTCGACGCCCGCGGCGCCCGGGAGGTGGTCCGGCTGTCCCCGGTCGACGGCGCCCCGACCGTCGTCCTGGTGCCGGCGGGTGCGGACGAGGTGGCGGACGCGGTCGCCGCCGCGCACGCCGCGCGGCCGGCCTGGCGGCGGACCGCTCCGGGCGGGCGCGCCGCCGCCCTGCGCACCGCGGCGGCACGCGTGCGCGAGCAGGCGGACGAGCTCGGCGCGCTGCTGACCGCGGACACGGGTCGGCTGCTCACGACGTCGGTCGAGTCGGCGCGGGTCGCGGCGGACATCCTGGAGGAGGCGGCGACGACGGGGCTCGGCGCCACCGGCCGCACGCTCGCGGGCGACCCGTCGGCGCTCGACGTGGTGCGCCGTGAGCCGCACGGCGTCGTCGCCGTCATCACGCCGTGGAACGACCCGTTCCCGGCCGCCGCTGGGCTCCTGGCGGCGGCGCTCGTGACCGGCAACACGGTCGTGCACAAGCCGTCGGAGCGCAGCCCGCGCGCCGGCTGGGCGCTGGGTCGGCTCGTCGCCGAGGCCCTCCCGCCCGGCGTGCTGCAGGTGGTCAACGGCGACGGGGAGACGGGCGCGGCGATCGTCGCCGACCCGCGCGTGGCGCTCGTCGCCCAGGTCGGCAGCTCGGCGACGGGCCGTGCGATCGCGGCCGCCGCCGGGGCCCGGGGTGCGCGCGTCCTGCGGGAGAACGGCGGCAAGGACCCGATCCTCGTCGACGCCGGCGTCGACCCCGCGTGGGCGGCGGAGCAGATCGCGATCGGCGCCTTCACGAACACCGGGCAGCTGTGCACCTCGGTCGAGCGTGTGTACCTGCACGAGGAGCTGGCCGACGCGGTGCTCGACGTCCTCGCGGCCACCGCGCGCGAGATGCGCGTCGGCGACCCGCGCGACCCCGCCACGCAGCTGGGGCCGCTCGTGGACGAGGCCCAGCTCACCGTCGTCGAGGAGCACGTCGACGCGGCCGTCGCGGCGGGCGCGCGCGTCCTCGCGGGCGGCACGCGCCTCGACCGGCCGGGGGCATTCTTCGCGCCCACCGTGCTCGACGGCTGCACGGCCGGCATGGCGGTCCTCACCGAGGAGACCTTCGGCCCCGTGGCCGCCGTGACCCGCGTCCCGGACTTCGCCACCGGGCTCGCGCTCGCCGGCAGCGGCGCGTACGGGCTGGCCGCGACGGTGCTGACGCCGAGCCTCGAGCACGCGCTCGAGGCCGCGGAGACGCTCGAGGTGGGCACCGTCAAGATCAACGCCGTGTTCGGGGGCGCGCCGGGCGGCTCGGCCGACCCGCGGCGCGAGTCCGGCGCCGGCGCCGGCTACGGCCCCGACCTGCTCGCGGCCATGACCGTGCTCAAGGCGGTCCACCTGGAGACGGCCGTCCGGCCCCCGGCCTGA
- a CDS encoding carbamoyltransferase family protein yields the protein MRVLGVNAIYHDPSAALVIDGEVVAAAEEERFSRRKHGKRPVPFSAWELPELSMRWCLEQAGLTPADVDVVAYSFDPELSKSAEDLGLHDPWDHLRTTYAQNVGGFLRSALPGIEHARLHHVPHHVAHAASAALASPFPTSSVLVLDGRGERASHLAGRYEDGRIEVFTTQELPHSLGLLYESLTEHLGFLRASDEYKVMALASYGQPRFLEQLREHVYATDDGGFVAEIPDWTRFAPVRVDDGTWGGDHADLASSVQVRLEEVLVDLARRLHERTGDRVLTMAGGIALNCVANSRVWRESGFDEVWVQPAAGDAGTSLGAALQAAAELGEHVRPMPGADLGRAWSDDELAQRLRTARVPFTTPAPEAFAGEVADVLASNGVIAWFDGRSEFGPRALGHRSLLAHPGHSENLERMNDVKGREQFRPVAPMVLLDRAPEIFSEGPIPSPYMLFVHRVADEWRDRIPAAVHVDGTARIQTVDPGTQPRLGATIEAFAERTGLPVVINTSLNTAGRPMVDDPRDALELFGSAPVDLLVLGPHLVRRTDVFAAGGPAGDGRPAGDGRAA from the coding sequence ATGCGCGTGCTCGGCGTCAACGCCATCTACCACGACCCGTCGGCAGCCCTCGTGATCGACGGCGAGGTCGTCGCCGCGGCCGAGGAGGAGCGGTTCAGCCGCCGCAAGCACGGCAAGCGGCCCGTGCCCTTCTCGGCGTGGGAGCTGCCCGAGCTGTCGATGCGCTGGTGCCTCGAGCAGGCCGGCCTGACACCGGCCGACGTGGACGTCGTCGCCTACTCGTTCGACCCCGAGCTCTCGAAGTCCGCCGAGGACCTCGGGCTGCACGACCCGTGGGACCACCTGCGCACGACGTACGCGCAGAACGTCGGCGGGTTCCTGCGCAGCGCCCTGCCGGGGATCGAGCACGCGCGCCTGCACCACGTCCCCCACCACGTCGCGCACGCCGCGTCGGCGGCGCTCGCGTCGCCGTTCCCGACGAGCAGCGTGCTCGTGCTCGACGGCCGCGGGGAGCGCGCGTCGCACCTGGCGGGGCGGTACGAGGACGGGCGCATCGAGGTCTTCACCACCCAGGAGCTGCCGCACTCGCTCGGCCTGCTCTACGAGTCGCTGACCGAGCACCTGGGCTTCCTGCGCGCGTCCGACGAGTACAAGGTCATGGCGCTCGCGTCCTACGGGCAGCCACGCTTCCTCGAGCAGCTGCGCGAGCACGTGTACGCCACCGACGACGGCGGGTTCGTCGCGGAGATCCCCGACTGGACGCGCTTCGCGCCGGTGCGCGTCGACGACGGCACGTGGGGCGGTGACCACGCCGACCTCGCCTCGTCCGTGCAGGTCCGGCTCGAGGAGGTCCTCGTCGACCTCGCGCGCCGGCTGCACGAGCGCACGGGCGACCGCGTCCTGACCATGGCCGGCGGCATCGCGCTGAACTGCGTCGCGAACTCGCGCGTCTGGCGCGAGAGCGGCTTCGACGAGGTGTGGGTGCAGCCGGCCGCCGGTGACGCCGGCACGTCCCTGGGGGCGGCGCTGCAGGCCGCGGCGGAGCTCGGCGAGCACGTGCGTCCTATGCCGGGCGCCGACCTGGGCCGCGCGTGGAGCGACGACGAGCTCGCGCAGCGGCTGCGCACGGCGCGCGTGCCGTTCACCACGCCGGCACCGGAGGCGTTCGCGGGCGAGGTCGCCGACGTGCTCGCGTCGAACGGCGTCATCGCGTGGTTCGACGGCCGCAGCGAGTTCGGCCCGCGGGCGCTCGGGCACCGCTCCCTGCTGGCGCACCCCGGCCACAGCGAGAACCTCGAGCGCATGAACGACGTCAAGGGTCGCGAGCAGTTCCGGCCCGTGGCGCCGATGGTGCTGCTCGACCGCGCCCCGGAGATCTTCTCCGAGGGCCCCATCCCGAGCCCCTACATGCTGTTCGTGCACCGGGTCGCCGACGAGTGGCGCGACCGGATCCCCGCGGCCGTGCACGTCGACGGCACGGCCCGGATCCAGACGGTCGACCCCGGCACCCAGCCCCGCCTCGGCGCCACGATCGAGGCGTTCGCGGAGCGCACCGGGCTGCCCGTCGTCATCAACACGAGCCTGAACACCGCGGGACGCCCCATGGTCGACGACCCGCGCGACGCCCTCGAGCTGTTCGGCTCGGCGCCCGTCGACCTGCTCGTCCTCGGCCCGCACCTCGTGCGCCGCACCGACGTCTTCGCGGCCGGCGGTCCAGCCGGCGACGGACGTCCGGCCGGCGACGGGCGCGCGGCGTGA
- a CDS encoding HAD-IIIA family hydrolase, translating to MSAGSPAALPAWSVVVPTIGRPSLRALLDTLAAQPFGAALPAPEAVVLGDDRPLGTTPLDVADVALPLRVVRVGGRGPAAGRNAGWRLTRTPWVLFLDDDVLVPAGWAEAFAADLAAADAQGDVGATQGRLRVPLPAHRPPTDWERSTAGLEGARWATADMAYRRAVLEAVDGFDERFPRAYREDADLALRVRTAGWRLVPGERVTTHPVRPADARVSVRVQAGARDDALMRALHGPRWRDRAETGRGRFPWHVATVAAAAAGAGALVAGRPRLAAAAGTAWFALTADFARRRIAPGPRPGDAGWRTEWARMAWTSAVLPAAAVRHRVAGSLAHHAGAPAWRPPVRAVLLDRDGTLVHDVPYNGDPGLVRPVDGARELLDGLRAAGVRVGLVSNQSGIGRGLLTRAQVDAVNARVADLLGPFDTVQVCPHTDADGCACRKPGPGMVLAAARELGLAPWECAVVGDIGADVGAALVAGARAVLVPTPLTRPDEVDAAPAVAPDLRAALALLLPAVLGTPAGGPAAQDPAAPPHDPPHDPPHDPPHDPVGGTDAELAA from the coding sequence GTGAGCGCGGGCTCCCCCGCCGCGCTCCCCGCCTGGTCGGTCGTCGTCCCGACGATCGGCCGGCCCTCGCTGCGCGCGCTGCTCGACACGCTCGCCGCGCAGCCGTTCGGTGCGGCGCTGCCCGCCCCCGAGGCGGTCGTCCTCGGCGACGACCGGCCGCTCGGCACGACACCGCTCGACGTCGCGGACGTGGCGCTGCCCCTGCGAGTGGTCCGGGTGGGCGGGCGCGGTCCGGCCGCGGGCCGCAACGCCGGGTGGCGGCTCACGCGCACGCCCTGGGTGCTGTTCCTCGACGACGACGTGCTGGTGCCGGCCGGCTGGGCCGAGGCCTTCGCCGCCGACCTCGCCGCGGCGGACGCGCAGGGCGACGTCGGCGCGACGCAGGGACGCCTGCGCGTCCCGCTGCCGGCGCACCGCCCGCCCACGGACTGGGAGCGCAGCACGGCCGGGCTCGAGGGAGCCCGGTGGGCGACCGCCGACATGGCCTACCGCCGCGCCGTGCTCGAGGCGGTCGACGGCTTCGACGAGCGCTTCCCGCGGGCGTACCGGGAGGACGCCGACCTGGCGCTGCGGGTGCGCACGGCGGGTTGGCGGCTCGTGCCGGGTGAGCGCGTCACGACGCACCCCGTGCGCCCGGCGGACGCCCGCGTCAGCGTGCGCGTGCAGGCGGGGGCGCGCGACGACGCCCTCATGCGTGCGCTGCACGGGCCGCGGTGGCGCGACCGGGCCGAGACCGGGCGCGGCCGCTTCCCGTGGCACGTCGCGACGGTGGCCGCGGCGGCGGCCGGCGCGGGCGCCCTCGTGGCGGGGCGGCCGCGGCTCGCGGCCGCGGCCGGGACCGCGTGGTTCGCCCTCACCGCCGACTTCGCCCGCCGGCGCATCGCGCCCGGCCCGCGTCCCGGGGACGCGGGCTGGCGCACGGAGTGGGCGCGCATGGCGTGGACGTCCGCGGTGCTGCCGGCCGCCGCGGTGCGCCACCGGGTCGCGGGCAGCCTCGCGCACCACGCCGGTGCCCCGGCGTGGCGCCCGCCCGTCCGTGCGGTCCTGCTCGACCGCGACGGCACGCTCGTGCACGACGTGCCGTACAACGGCGACCCGGGGCTGGTGCGCCCCGTCGACGGCGCGCGGGAGCTGCTCGACGGGCTGCGCGCCGCCGGCGTCCGCGTCGGGCTGGTGAGCAACCAGTCGGGCATCGGGCGCGGGCTGCTCACCCGCGCGCAGGTGGACGCCGTCAACGCGCGCGTCGCCGACCTGCTCGGCCCGTTCGACACGGTGCAGGTGTGCCCGCACACGGACGCCGACGGCTGCGCGTGCCGCAAGCCGGGGCCCGGCATGGTGCTCGCGGCCGCACGCGAGCTCGGCCTCGCGCCGTGGGAGTGCGCCGTGGTCGGCGACATCGGCGCCGACGTCGGCGCGGCGCTGGTGGCCGGTGCCCGCGCGGTGCTCGTCCCCACGCCCCTGACACGCCCGGACGAGGTGGACGCGGCCCCCGCGGTCGCGCCCGACCTGCGCGCGGCGCTCGCGCTGCTGCTGCCCGCGGTGCTCGGCACGCCCGCCGGCGGCCCGGCGGCGCAGGACCCCGCCGCACCGCCGCACGACCCTCCGCACGACCCTCCGCACGACCCTCCGCACGACCCGGTCGGGGGCACCGACGCGGAGCTCGCCGCGTGA
- a CDS encoding glycosyltransferase family 4 protein — MRILAWHVHGSWMTSFVQGAHEYLVPVDAERSADGLGRARTWDWPPSVREVPLERLRDEPFDLVLLQRPRDLELLERWAGLRAGVDVPAVYVEHNTPVEHPVATRHLLAGRDDVALVHVTRFNALVWDNGRAPVTVVEHGVPDPGHLWTGEREHVAAVVNEPVRRWRVAGTDVLLHVAAHVPVEVYGMGTASLAEHLPAHAEHLHDDVPQAAMHQQLAGARAYLHPYRWTSLGLSLVEAMTLGMPVLVLATTAAPESVPAAAGVVSSDPADLVAAARRWLADPAEAKERGLAAREHALRRFGLDRFLSDWQEVIEGVTR; from the coding sequence ATGAGGATCCTCGCCTGGCACGTGCACGGCTCGTGGATGACGTCGTTCGTCCAGGGCGCGCACGAGTACCTGGTCCCGGTCGACGCGGAGCGGTCGGCCGACGGCCTCGGTCGCGCGCGCACGTGGGACTGGCCGCCGAGCGTGCGCGAGGTCCCGCTCGAGCGGCTGCGCGACGAGCCGTTCGACCTCGTGCTGCTGCAGCGCCCGCGCGACCTCGAGCTGCTCGAGCGGTGGGCGGGCCTGCGCGCGGGCGTCGACGTGCCGGCCGTGTACGTCGAGCACAACACGCCCGTCGAGCACCCCGTCGCGACGCGCCACCTGCTCGCCGGCCGCGACGACGTCGCGCTCGTGCACGTCACCCGGTTCAACGCGCTGGTGTGGGACAACGGCCGCGCCCCCGTGACGGTCGTCGAGCACGGGGTGCCCGACCCCGGCCACCTGTGGACCGGGGAGCGCGAGCACGTCGCGGCGGTCGTGAACGAGCCCGTCCGGCGCTGGCGCGTCGCCGGCACGGACGTGCTGCTGCACGTGGCCGCCCACGTGCCCGTCGAGGTGTACGGCATGGGCACGGCGTCCCTCGCCGAGCACCTGCCGGCGCACGCCGAGCACCTGCACGACGACGTGCCGCAGGCGGCGATGCACCAGCAGCTGGCCGGCGCGCGCGCCTACCTGCACCCGTACCGGTGGACCAGCCTCGGGCTGTCCCTGGTCGAGGCGATGACCCTCGGCATGCCGGTGCTCGTGCTCGCGACGACCGCCGCGCCGGAGTCGGTGCCGGCCGCCGCGGGCGTCGTCAGCAGCGACCCCGCCGACCTCGTGGCCGCCGCCCGTCGCTGGCTCGCCGACCCCGCCGAGGCGAAGGAGCGCGGGCTCGCGGCGCGCGAGCACGCGCTGCGCCGGTTCGGCCTCGACCGGTTCCTGTCCGACTGGCAAGAGGTCATCGAGGGGGTGACGCGATGA
- a CDS encoding glycosyltransferase: protein MRIAMVSEHASPLAVLGGVDAGGQNVHVAALTGALAERGHDVTVYTRRDDPALPERVRTAPGVEVVHVPAGPPAAVPKDDLLPWMPDLGAWVAADWATRGAPDVVHAHFWMSGLAALHAAEPHGVPTVQTYHALGSVKRRHQGAKDTSPAGRVSAEAAIGRRVDAVVATCSDEVRELTRLGVPPERVRTVPCGVDVDHFRPVPGAAGPFARTRRHRLVCLGRLVERKGVDTVLRALAGLPDAELLVAGGPDPGALADDAEATRLALLAERLGVAGRVHLLGRVGHADVPALVSSADLVVATPWYEPFGIVPLEAAACGVPVVGSAVGGLLDSVADGVTGVLVPARDPDALAAAVRGLLDDPARRRAMGAAARHRALARYSWRGVAAQTELVYRSLTSPARAAERVEDRVEEVAV, encoded by the coding sequence ATGAGGATCGCGATGGTGTCGGAGCACGCGAGCCCGCTGGCGGTGCTGGGCGGCGTCGACGCGGGCGGCCAGAACGTCCACGTCGCGGCGCTCACCGGCGCGCTGGCCGAGCGCGGCCACGACGTGACCGTGTACACGCGCCGTGACGACCCGGCACTGCCCGAGCGCGTCCGCACGGCGCCGGGCGTCGAGGTCGTGCACGTGCCCGCGGGCCCGCCGGCGGCCGTGCCCAAGGACGACCTGCTGCCGTGGATGCCCGACCTCGGGGCCTGGGTCGCGGCCGACTGGGCGACGCGCGGGGCCCCCGACGTCGTGCACGCGCACTTCTGGATGTCCGGCCTCGCCGCCCTGCACGCGGCCGAGCCGCACGGCGTGCCGACCGTGCAGACCTACCACGCGCTCGGCTCCGTCAAGCGCCGACACCAGGGCGCGAAGGACACGAGCCCCGCGGGCCGCGTCAGCGCCGAGGCAGCGATCGGCCGGCGCGTCGACGCCGTCGTTGCGACGTGCAGCGACGAGGTGCGTGAGCTCACGCGCCTCGGCGTGCCCCCCGAGCGCGTCCGGACGGTGCCGTGCGGTGTCGACGTCGACCACTTCCGCCCCGTGCCCGGAGCCGCGGGCCCGTTCGCGCGCACGCGCCGGCACCGTCTCGTGTGCCTGGGCCGGCTGGTCGAGCGCAAGGGCGTCGACACGGTGCTGCGGGCCCTCGCCGGGCTGCCGGACGCCGAGCTCCTGGTCGCCGGCGGCCCGGACCCGGGGGCGCTCGCCGACGACGCGGAGGCGACGCGCCTGGCGCTGCTCGCCGAGCGCCTGGGCGTCGCCGGACGCGTGCACCTGCTCGGCCGCGTGGGGCACGCCGACGTGCCCGCGCTGGTGTCGTCGGCCGACCTCGTCGTCGCGACGCCCTGGTACGAGCCGTTCGGCATCGTGCCGCTCGAGGCCGCGGCGTGCGGCGTGCCGGTCGTGGGCAGCGCGGTCGGCGGTCTGCTCGACTCGGTCGCCGACGGCGTGACGGGCGTGCTCGTGCCGGCGCGCGACCCGGACGCGCTGGCCGCGGCCGTGCGCGGCCTCCTCGACGATCCCGCCCGCCGCCGGGCGATGGGCGCCGCGGCCCGGCACCGGGCGCTCGCGCGCTACTCGTGGCGGGGCGTCGCGGCGCAGACCGAGCTGGTGTACCGGTCCCTGACGTCCCCGGCCCGCGCCGCGGAGCGGGTCGAGGACCGGGTCGAGGAGGTGGCGGTGTGA
- a CDS encoding PfkB family carbohydrate kinase, which produces MSGRAEAAGRPHVVVVGDVVLDRDVEGRVDRLCPDAPAPVLDVTHVRESPGGAGLTALLAAEGARVTLVAPVADDAAGRRLTEHLGGVLDVVALPHAGGTRRKVRVRSAAHSLVRIDDGGPGTPGAVPVDAVRRVLADADVVLVSDYGAGVTRDADLRALLAEAAAARPVVWDPHPRGGSPVPGVTLVTPNLGEARDALRDAPPGADGPRDQLAQRLRELWHARAVAVTAGADGAFVAAGGETQYVPAPHVAGGDPCGAGDRFAASAALALAAGALPAEAVGRGVADASAWVAAGGAEAYRRRADEARGPVHAPDDATATRTDAAATPDGARTARPGRTHAADGVPADELTALAARLRAGGRSLVATGGCFDIVHAGHVATLQAARRLGDALVVLMNSDASVRRLKGEGRPVVTAPDRARVLEALDCVAAVVVFDEDDPRSALDRLRPDVWAKGGDYGGAPLPEAATVRAHGGRVVLLPYLDGRSTTSIIARSGAVLAPATTTEETV; this is translated from the coding sequence GTGAGCGGGCGGGCCGAGGCCGCGGGGCGTCCGCACGTCGTCGTCGTCGGCGACGTCGTGCTCGACCGCGACGTCGAGGGGCGCGTCGACCGGCTGTGCCCCGACGCCCCGGCACCGGTGCTCGACGTGACGCACGTGCGCGAGAGCCCCGGCGGCGCGGGCCTGACCGCGCTGCTCGCCGCCGAGGGCGCACGCGTCACGCTCGTCGCACCCGTCGCGGACGACGCGGCCGGGCGGCGTCTGACCGAGCACCTGGGCGGCGTCCTCGACGTGGTGGCCCTGCCGCACGCGGGAGGGACACGGCGCAAGGTGCGGGTCCGCAGCGCCGCGCACTCGCTCGTCCGCATCGACGACGGCGGCCCCGGCACGCCCGGTGCGGTGCCGGTCGACGCGGTGCGGCGCGTGCTCGCCGACGCGGACGTCGTGCTCGTCTCCGACTACGGCGCCGGGGTCACCCGGGACGCCGACTTGCGGGCCCTGCTCGCCGAGGCGGCCGCCGCGCGACCCGTCGTGTGGGACCCGCACCCCCGGGGCGGCTCGCCCGTGCCGGGGGTGACGCTCGTGACACCGAACCTCGGCGAGGCGCGCGACGCGCTGCGCGACGCACCCCCCGGCGCCGACGGCCCGCGCGACCAGCTGGCGCAGCGCCTGCGCGAGCTCTGGCACGCACGCGCCGTCGCGGTCACGGCGGGCGCCGACGGCGCGTTCGTCGCGGCGGGCGGTGAGACGCAGTACGTCCCGGCCCCGCACGTCGCCGGCGGCGACCCCTGCGGCGCCGGCGACCGGTTCGCCGCGTCCGCGGCCCTCGCGCTCGCGGCGGGTGCGCTGCCGGCGGAGGCCGTCGGTCGCGGCGTCGCGGACGCGAGCGCGTGGGTCGCGGCGGGCGGCGCCGAGGCGTACCGCCGGCGCGCGGACGAGGCGCGCGGGCCTGTCCACGCGCCGGACGACGCGACGGCGACCCGGACGGACGCAGCGGCGACCCCGGACGGAGCGCGCACCGCCCGTCCCGGCCGGACGCACGCCGCCGACGGCGTCCCCGCCGACGAGCTCACCGCCCTCGCCGCGCGCCTGCGTGCGGGCGGCCGGTCGCTCGTCGCCACGGGCGGCTGCTTCGACATCGTGCACGCCGGCCACGTCGCGACGCTGCAGGCCGCCCGCCGCCTCGGCGACGCGCTGGTCGTGCTGATGAACTCCGACGCGTCCGTGCGCCGGCTCAAGGGCGAGGGGCGCCCGGTCGTCACGGCGCCCGACCGCGCCCGCGTGCTGGAGGCGCTCGACTGCGTCGCCGCCGTCGTCGTGTTCGACGAGGACGACCCGCGGTCCGCCCTCGACCGCCTGCGCCCCGACGTGTGGGCCAAGGGCGGCGACTACGGCGGCGCGCCCCTGCCGGAGGCGGCGACCGTGCGCGCGCACGGCGGCCGCGTCGTGCTGCTCCCCTACCTCGACGGCCGCTCGACGACGTCGATCATCGCGCGCTCGGGCGCCGTCCTGGCGCCCGCCACCACCACCGAGGAGACCGTGTGA
- a CDS encoding glycosyltransferase family 9 protein, with protein MTRVLAVRLDSDGDVLLTGPAVRALAATAGTLDVLASPAGAGAAALLPGVADVLVFDPPWSGYAPPAVDAAAVEDLVATLRARRYDRAVVFTSFHQSPLPAALVLRLAGVAFVAGTSADYPGSLLDVRHHRPDGLHEVEAALDLAVAAGGALPHGDAGRLAVRRPLPDLADALPAGALAQVGGGYVVVHPGASVPARAPAPDHARAVAAALAGAGRTVLVTGGPRERELAAHVAAGTPRVVDVAGRTSLAGLAAVLAGAQAVVVGNTGPAHLAAAVGAPVVSLFSPVVPADRWAPWGVPSVVLGDQQAACAGSRARECPVPGHPCLSAVTPARVMAAVDALAVTAVPAAEHPVGPVADVPAAPQEVVA; from the coding sequence GTGACGCGCGTGCTGGCCGTGCGCCTTGACAGCGACGGCGACGTGCTCCTGACCGGGCCGGCGGTGCGCGCGCTCGCGGCGACCGCCGGCACGCTCGACGTGCTCGCCTCGCCCGCCGGGGCCGGGGCGGCCGCGCTGCTGCCCGGCGTCGCGGACGTGCTCGTCTTCGACCCGCCGTGGAGCGGGTACGCGCCCCCGGCGGTCGATGCGGCGGCCGTCGAGGACCTCGTCGCCACCCTGCGCGCGCGCCGGTACGACCGCGCGGTCGTGTTCACGTCCTTCCACCAGAGCCCGCTGCCCGCCGCGCTCGTGCTGCGGCTCGCAGGCGTCGCGTTCGTCGCCGGCACCAGCGCCGACTACCCGGGTTCGCTGCTCGACGTGCGGCACCACCGCCCCGACGGGCTGCACGAGGTCGAGGCCGCGCTGGACCTCGCGGTCGCGGCCGGCGGCGCCCTGCCCCACGGCGACGCCGGCCGCCTCGCGGTGCGCCGGCCCCTGCCGGACCTCGCCGACGCCCTGCCGGCCGGCGCGCTCGCGCAGGTCGGCGGCGGGTACGTCGTCGTCCACCCCGGGGCGTCGGTGCCGGCGCGCGCACCGGCTCCCGACCACGCGCGGGCGGTCGCGGCCGCGCTGGCCGGCGCGGGCCGCACGGTGCTGGTCACCGGCGGGCCGCGCGAGCGCGAGCTGGCGGCGCACGTCGCGGCCGGCACCCCGCGGGTCGTCGACGTCGCGGGCCGCACGTCGCTCGCCGGCCTCGCGGCGGTGCTCGCGGGTGCGCAGGCCGTCGTGGTCGGCAACACCGGTCCCGCCCACCTGGCCGCCGCCGTCGGCGCTCCCGTGGTCTCGCTCTTCTCCCCCGTCGTCCCGGCCGACCGGTGGGCGCCGTGGGGCGTGCCGAGCGTCGTGCTCGGCGACCAGCAGGCGGCGTGCGCGGGGTCGCGGGCGCGCGAGTGCCCCGTCCCCGGCCACCCGTGCCTGTCGGCCGTCACGCCGGCGCGGGTGATGGCGGCCGTCGACGCGCTCGCCGTCACCGCGGTGCCGGCCGCCGAGCACCCGGTCGGTCCGGTCGCCGACGTCCCCGCCGCACCGCAGGAGGTGGTCGCATGA